In Sinorhizobium numidicum, the following proteins share a genomic window:
- a CDS encoding YadA-like family protein, with translation MTSIQGTIAQREPARFAASCSSGAHKGNRSLRRRLMMALRLAHRVLGPRRDRLGCGMLGIGGSLAGVASAAAMLVIATPAQAQYAAGGGTATASGSIAIGAPATASQLNAVAIGTRSVSSTQYGVAIGQDASATGTGGAVAVGGGAISNNINTVALGVNANAIAAGASALGTAALASGGNSTAVGVGSTASNSFAWAGGYGSEASGVRALALGFQATASGLDAVAQGNSASAGAQNAVAIGFQATATTINSVYLGSRTAAGTGALAQSAIAIGTDVTASQADTIAMGRASRATAVNATAIGLLSNASGLSSSAFGRSANASADFALALGNGSVSSGTASVAAGSGAQATNAAAIAVGNNANASALNAIAMGTSAVANSADAVAIGNGSTATGGKAVSIGSGNVANGNGAVAIGDPNTATGDGAVAQGMDNTATGNGSVAMGNTNMVGGGGQAVSTPGTAAQGAVGIGYQNTVTGQGAVAIGDRNIANGVSAIAMGSQANAAAANAMALGAGATATHAGSVALGSGSVTAVAVPTPNTIINGTTYNFAGAAPTSTVSVGAVGAERTITNVAAGRISSTSTDAINGSQLFATNQAITAVGTGLDTFGTSVSTALGGTSAYNPTTNQVTAGLAIGGTTYNNVQSALTAVNGTASAGWNLQANGGAATNVAPGGTVQLLNGQNISVTRSGTDITIATTPALTADSLTLSSGQVFNAAGLFMNGTGISGLLDGTVSATSTEAINGSQLYGTSLSIANILGGGAIVNPDGTVSSPTYTIAGSSYTTVGGAFTAIDDAISGGGGIKYFHANSTLADSSAAGTDSVAIGPQSVATGNNSLAAGLNAQASANTSLAIGQNTQSTVLGGVALGSGSVADRAIAPASGSILSGTQIIPYNTSDKILLGAVSVGNSTSFRQITNVADGTEDQDAVTIRQLKGALSSFAVSSTNYFHANSTASDSLAVGVDSVAIGPRTTVNGDNGIGMGNGAVVQMTAPGGISIGHNSTVNLADGIALGTNSTANGIQAMALGAGATANEPGSVALGAGSTTAAAVATTGATINGVAYTFAGTNPTSTVSVGGVGSERTITNVAAGRISATSTDAINGSQLHATNQAVESLQTGIGDLEEVAVKYDQNPDGTKANSITLVGGDPGAPVVIHNVGAGVADTDAANVGQVKAIAGTVAGSKKYTDDRATWAVGQAKTYTDEVAGTTLNSANAYTDSRLSQLNTDLGGIRSEARQAAAIGLAAASLRYDDRPGKLSVAAGGGYWRNEGAFAFGAGYTSEDGRVRANLSGTTAGGAWGVGAGLSVTLN, from the coding sequence GCCGCAAGCTGCTCTAGCGGTGCGCACAAGGGCAACCGCTCGCTGCGCCGTCGGCTGATGATGGCGCTGCGCCTGGCGCACCGCGTGCTTGGCCCGAGGCGAGATCGGCTCGGGTGCGGCATGCTCGGCATCGGCGGAAGCCTCGCCGGTGTTGCATCGGCGGCCGCGATGCTCGTGATCGCCACCCCGGCGCAGGCACAATATGCCGCCGGCGGCGGCACGGCGACAGCCAGCGGCTCCATCGCCATCGGCGCGCCCGCGACGGCCTCTCAGCTCAATGCCGTTGCGATCGGGACCCGATCCGTCTCGTCGACACAATATGGGGTGGCAATCGGCCAGGACGCGTCGGCCACAGGAACCGGCGGCGCCGTGGCGGTGGGCGGCGGTGCGATCTCAAACAACATCAATACGGTCGCGCTTGGCGTCAACGCCAACGCCATTGCGGCCGGGGCCAGCGCGCTGGGCACCGCCGCCTTGGCTTCGGGAGGGAACTCCACCGCGGTCGGCGTTGGCTCTACGGCCAGCAACAGCTTTGCGTGGGCCGGGGGCTACGGATCTGAAGCTAGCGGGGTGCGCGCCCTCGCGCTCGGGTTTCAGGCGACCGCGTCCGGGCTGGATGCCGTGGCCCAAGGCAATTCCGCCAGCGCAGGCGCCCAGAATGCCGTCGCTATCGGCTTCCAGGCGACCGCCACCACGATCAACTCCGTCTATCTCGGCTCGCGCACCGCTGCGGGAACAGGCGCCCTCGCACAGAGCGCCATCGCGATCGGCACCGATGTGACAGCGTCCCAGGCCGACACCATTGCGATGGGGCGCGCAAGCCGGGCGACTGCCGTCAACGCCACGGCGATCGGCCTTCTCTCCAACGCGTCGGGGTTGAGTTCGTCGGCGTTCGGCAGATCGGCCAATGCTTCGGCCGACTTCGCACTGGCGCTGGGTAACGGAAGCGTGTCGAGTGGAACCGCCTCGGTCGCGGCCGGGTCGGGCGCCCAGGCCACGAACGCCGCCGCCATAGCGGTGGGCAACAACGCCAATGCCTCGGCGCTCAATGCAATCGCGATGGGCACCAGCGCGGTCGCAAACTCCGCCGACGCGGTGGCGATCGGCAACGGCTCGACCGCGACCGGCGGCAAGGCAGTGTCCATCGGTTCGGGCAACGTCGCCAACGGCAATGGCGCGGTGGCGATCGGCGATCCCAACACCGCGACCGGCGACGGCGCCGTGGCGCAGGGCATGGATAACACCGCCACCGGCAACGGCTCGGTCGCCATGGGCAATACCAATATGGTCGGCGGCGGCGGACAGGCGGTCAGCACGCCCGGCACCGCGGCGCAGGGTGCCGTCGGCATCGGCTATCAGAACACCGTGACCGGCCAGGGCGCGGTGGCCATCGGCGACCGCAACATCGCCAATGGCGTAAGCGCCATCGCCATGGGCAGCCAGGCCAACGCCGCTGCCGCCAACGCGATGGCGCTTGGCGCCGGCGCAACCGCGACGCATGCCGGATCCGTGGCTCTGGGTTCGGGCTCGGTGACGGCCGTCGCGGTACCCACGCCGAACACCATTATCAACGGAACAACCTACAACTTCGCCGGCGCGGCCCCGACCTCGACAGTAAGCGTCGGCGCTGTCGGCGCCGAGCGCACCATCACCAATGTGGCGGCAGGCCGGATCTCCTCTACCTCGACGGATGCGATCAACGGTTCGCAGCTCTTCGCGACGAACCAGGCGATCACTGCCGTCGGGACCGGTCTCGACACGTTTGGCACGAGCGTGTCGACGGCGCTCGGCGGCACCTCTGCCTATAATCCGACCACCAACCAGGTAACGGCGGGGCTTGCGATCGGCGGCACGACCTATAACAACGTGCAGTCCGCCCTCACCGCGGTGAACGGCACGGCCTCGGCAGGCTGGAACCTGCAGGCGAACGGGGGTGCCGCGACGAACGTCGCCCCGGGCGGGACGGTGCAACTGCTCAACGGGCAGAACATCTCCGTCACGCGCAGCGGCACGGATATCACGATCGCCACGACGCCGGCCCTCACCGCCGACAGCCTGACGCTGTCGAGCGGGCAAGTGTTCAATGCCGCGGGCCTCTTCATGAACGGCACCGGCATCAGCGGCCTTTTGGACGGGACGGTCTCCGCGACCTCGACCGAAGCGATCAATGGCTCGCAGCTCTACGGCACGTCTCTCAGCATCGCCAACATTCTCGGCGGCGGCGCCATCGTGAACCCGGACGGCACCGTCAGCAGCCCGACCTACACGATCGCGGGCAGCAGCTACACAACGGTGGGCGGCGCCTTCACAGCCATCGACGACGCCATCAGCGGCGGCGGCGGGATAAAATATTTCCACGCCAATTCGACACTTGCGGATTCGAGCGCCGCTGGAACCGACTCGGTCGCCATCGGCCCGCAGAGCGTCGCAACCGGCAACAACAGCTTGGCCGCAGGCTTGAACGCCCAGGCAAGCGCCAACACCTCGCTCGCCATCGGCCAGAACACCCAGTCGACGGTGCTCGGCGGCGTGGCGCTCGGCTCGGGCTCGGTGGCCGACCGGGCGATCGCGCCGGCATCCGGCAGCATTCTCTCCGGAACCCAAATCATCCCGTACAACACGTCGGACAAGATCCTGCTCGGCGCGGTCTCGGTGGGCAACTCGACGTCCTTCCGGCAGATCACCAACGTCGCCGACGGCACGGAAGACCAGGACGCAGTCACCATCCGCCAGCTCAAGGGGGCACTGTCATCGTTCGCGGTGTCGTCCACCAATTACTTCCACGCCAATTCGACGGCTTCGGATTCGCTTGCTGTCGGCGTCGATTCCGTGGCAATCGGCCCGCGCACAACCGTCAACGGCGATAACGGCATCGGCATGGGCAACGGCGCCGTCGTCCAGATGACGGCGCCCGGCGGCATTTCGATCGGCCATAACTCGACCGTCAACCTGGCCGACGGCATCGCGCTCGGCACGAATTCGACCGCGAACGGCATCCAGGCGATGGCCCTTGGCGCTGGCGCCACTGCCAATGAACCGGGCAGCGTGGCTCTCGGCGCAGGCTCGACCACCGCGGCCGCAGTGGCGACCACCGGCGCCACGATCAACGGCGTCGCCTACACCTTCGCGGGCACCAACCCGACGAGCACGGTGAGCGTGGGCGGCGTCGGCAGTGAACGCACAATCACCAATGTTGCCGCAGGCCGTATCAGCGCCACATCAACCGACGCCATCAACGGCAGCCAGCTCCATGCGACCAATCAGGCCGTCGAATCCCTGCAGACGGGAATTGGCGATCTTGAGGAGGTCGCCGTCAAATATGACCAAAACCCTGATGGCACCAAGGCGAACTCAATAACACTCGTGGGCGGCGACCCCGGCGCGCCCGTTGTCATCCACAATGTCGGGGCCGGCGTGGCCGACACGGATGCGGCGAACGTAGGGCAGGTAAAAGCCATTGCCGGCACAGTGGCCGGCTCGAAGAAATATACGGACGACCGAGCGACCTGGGCGGTCGGCCAGGCAAAAACCTACACCGACGAGGTGGCAGGCACGACCCTGAACTCGGCCAACGCCTACACCGACTCCAGGCTCAGCCAGCTCAACACGGACTTGGGCGGCATCCGGAGCGAGGCTCGACAGGCGGCGGCGATCGGCCTGGCGGCGGCGTCGCTGCGCTATGACGACCGGCCCGGTAAGCTCAGTGTGGCGGCCGGCGGCGGCTATTGGCGCAACGAGGGGGCGTTTGCGTTCGGCGCCGGCTACACCAGCGAGGACGGCCGCGTTCGGGCCAATCTTTCCGGTACGACCGCGGGCGGTGCGTGGGGCGTCGGGGCAGGCCTCAGCGTGACCTTGAATTGA
- a CDS encoding invasion associated locus B family protein — MGSYRRIIQPFENWNLICDENLKAKRKVCNISQSFIDQNQALIFSWSLAADEKGKPFMILRAPAHLGTGSKISLGIAGREKPVDVQLTACDSTVCVGYLPVGPILRQQIGNEATINVSYSPPSGAAVSLDAPFKGLKSALSAIN, encoded by the coding sequence TTGGGCAGCTATCGCCGGATTATCCAGCCCTTCGAGAACTGGAACCTGATCTGCGACGAGAATCTCAAGGCCAAACGCAAGGTGTGCAACATCAGCCAATCCTTCATCGATCAGAATCAGGCGCTCATCTTCAGCTGGTCTCTGGCTGCCGATGAGAAAGGCAAGCCTTTCATGATCCTGCGGGCGCCCGCGCACCTCGGTACGGGGAGCAAGATTTCGCTCGGGATCGCCGGACGGGAAAAGCCCGTCGACGTCCAACTGACCGCATGCGACAGCACGGTCTGCGTCGGCTACCTACCCGTCGGCCCGATTCTTCGACAGCAAATCGGCAACGAAGCCACCATCAATGTTTCCTATTCCCCGCCTTCGGGCGCGGCAGTCAGCCTGGATGCCCCATTCAAGGGGCTCAAGTCTGCACTGTCAGCCATCAACTAG